The proteins below are encoded in one region of Streptomyces sp. NBC_00490:
- a CDS encoding LURP-one-related/scramblase family protein — MRFLVRDRLLGFGDDYWIEDDQGNKVFLVDGKAMRLRDTFELKDTRGRVLIDIRQKMLALRDTMLIERDGEPLATIRRKRLSLLRNHYRVSLADGSTELDVSGKILDREFAVEYDGELLAVVSRRWLHVRETYGVDVVREDTDPALLIAVTVCVIHLAEKERED, encoded by the coding sequence ATGAGATTCCTCGTACGCGACCGGCTCCTCGGCTTCGGTGACGACTACTGGATCGAGGACGACCAGGGCAACAAGGTCTTCCTCGTCGACGGCAAGGCCATGCGGCTGCGGGACACCTTCGAGCTGAAGGACACCCGTGGGCGCGTACTGATCGACATCCGGCAGAAGATGCTCGCCCTGCGGGACACGATGCTCATCGAGCGGGACGGCGAACCGCTGGCCACCATCAGGCGCAAGCGGCTGTCCCTGCTGCGCAACCACTACCGGGTGTCCCTGGCGGACGGCAGCACCGAGCTCGACGTCAGCGGGAAGATCCTCGACCGGGAGTTCGCGGTCGAGTACGACGGTGAGCTGCTCGCCGTGGTCTCCCGGCGGTGGCTGCACGTGCGGGAGACCTACGGCGTCGACGTCGTACGGGAGGACACGGACCCGGCACTGCTGATCGCGGTGACGGTGTGCGTGATCCACCTCGCCGAGAAGGAGAGGGAGGACTAG
- a CDS encoding helix-turn-helix domain-containing protein, giving the protein MPQGSSQANGRPHRVAVIVDEGTNPFEVGVATELFGLPRPELGLPGPLYEVTLCAPTPGVRMNHGFFTLSGVPGLDAVDEADTLVVPGRPDNVVPRGAAVLDAIRRTHARGARVMSLCTGSFALAEAGLLDGRRATTHWLWADAFRELHPKVLLEPDVLFVDEGDLLTAAGSAAALDLGLHIWRRDHGAEVANAVSRRLVFAAHRDGGQRQFVERPVPEVPDESLAPLLAWARERLGEPLTVAELAARAAVSPATLHRRFRAQLGTTPLAWLTGERVALACRLIERGEERLDVVAARSGLGTAANLRARVRHATGLSPSAYRRRFGTSAPEVPRPRT; this is encoded by the coding sequence ATGCCGCAAGGATCCTCTCAAGCGAACGGGCGTCCGCACCGAGTCGCGGTCATCGTCGACGAGGGCACCAACCCCTTCGAGGTCGGCGTCGCCACCGAGCTGTTCGGGCTGCCGCGGCCCGAACTGGGGCTGCCGGGGCCGCTGTACGAGGTGACGCTGTGCGCGCCCACGCCCGGGGTGCGGATGAACCACGGGTTCTTCACGCTGAGCGGGGTGCCCGGGCTCGACGCCGTGGACGAGGCCGACACCCTGGTCGTGCCGGGGCGCCCGGACAACGTCGTACCGCGCGGGGCCGCCGTACTCGACGCCATTCGCCGCACGCACGCGCGGGGCGCCCGCGTCATGAGCCTGTGCACCGGCAGCTTCGCGCTCGCCGAGGCGGGGCTGCTGGACGGCCGACGGGCCACCACCCACTGGCTGTGGGCGGATGCGTTCCGCGAGCTGCATCCAAAGGTCCTCCTGGAGCCCGACGTCCTCTTCGTCGACGAGGGCGACCTCCTCACCGCCGCCGGCAGTGCCGCCGCGCTCGACCTCGGGCTGCACATCTGGCGGCGCGACCACGGTGCCGAGGTAGCCAACGCCGTGTCCCGGCGGCTGGTGTTCGCCGCCCACCGGGACGGCGGGCAGCGGCAGTTCGTGGAGCGTCCGGTGCCCGAGGTGCCGGACGAGTCGCTGGCGCCCCTGCTGGCGTGGGCGCGGGAACGGCTGGGGGAGCCGCTGACGGTCGCGGAACTCGCCGCCCGCGCGGCCGTCTCCCCCGCCACCCTGCACCGCCGTTTCCGGGCCCAGCTCGGCACGACGCCGCTGGCCTGGCTGACGGGGGAGCGCGTGGCACTGGCCTGCCGACTGATCGAGCGGGGCGAGGAACGGCTGGACGTGGTGGCCGCCCGCAGCGGCCTGGGGACGGCCGCGAACCTCCGCGCGCGCGTGCGGCACGCGACCGGGCTCAGCCCGTCGGCGTACCGGAGGCGGTTCGGGACATCGGCGCCGGAGGTGCCGCGGCCTCGGACCTGA
- a CDS encoding DUF6458 family protein: protein MGLGGCIILIAAGAILTFATDWDMQGVNLDLVGVIFMIVGLIGVSTFSSIARRRRVVVPPPTTTVVEDDHRRGGGYGA from the coding sequence ATGGGCCTCGGCGGATGCATCATCCTCATCGCCGCGGGAGCCATTCTCACGTTCGCGACCGACTGGGATATGCAGGGAGTCAATCTCGACCTGGTCGGCGTCATCTTCATGATCGTCGGCCTGATCGGCGTCAGCACGTTCAGCAGCATCGCCCGGCGCAGGCGGGTGGTCGTACCGCCGCCCACGACGACCGTGGTCGAGGACGACCACCGGCGCGGGGGCGGCTACGGCGCCTGA
- a CDS encoding BRO-N domain-containing protein yields MIEPSKHQPDPRTQRDAIDVSDFVYAATGARVRRLTMPDGTHWFPAVDVCKELGHTNSRQALADHVPDDHREILETVTGAYGLSVPAGREWRRDLNVISLRGLILLVNACTKPACAPFKEWATEVIVTVQQEGSYTLEEAEVQSAEPGAPIAYAMPEQVADAIVRLEAHNLQVDEELTAAQHESLAVQKEILATQRDMLGLQRATLAAQQAMAHAMERIANRLDALTVDRPATADLSAHPTTEAVLADWRQRLSVTADVWAVAVVIAPVLVEEGELRQPLDSIAARTGLSVHRVNECLRLLRKHACIHPRGGDEDGTPIYVLRRS; encoded by the coding sequence ATGATCGAACCCAGCAAGCATCAGCCCGACCCTCGGACGCAGCGTGACGCGATCGACGTCAGCGACTTCGTGTACGCGGCCACCGGAGCCCGCGTCCGGAGGCTGACGATGCCGGACGGGACGCATTGGTTTCCGGCGGTGGATGTCTGTAAGGAGTTGGGGCACACCAACTCTCGGCAAGCACTCGCAGACCATGTTCCCGACGACCATCGAGAGATTCTCGAGACCGTAACTGGAGCTTACGGTCTCAGCGTTCCCGCAGGTAGAGAGTGGCGTCGAGACCTGAATGTCATCTCTCTCCGAGGTCTCATCCTCCTCGTCAACGCCTGCACCAAGCCGGCCTGTGCCCCCTTCAAGGAGTGGGCCACGGAGGTCATCGTGACCGTCCAGCAAGAGGGTTCCTACACCCTCGAAGAGGCCGAGGTGCAGTCCGCCGAGCCGGGTGCGCCGATCGCCTACGCGATGCCGGAGCAGGTCGCGGACGCCATCGTCCGGCTGGAGGCGCACAACCTTCAGGTCGACGAAGAACTCACCGCTGCCCAACACGAATCACTCGCGGTGCAGAAGGAGATCCTGGCGACGCAACGAGACATGCTGGGGTTGCAACGCGCAACACTGGCCGCCCAGCAGGCGATGGCCCACGCCATGGAACGGATCGCAAACCGGCTCGACGCCCTCACCGTCGACCGTCCGGCAACCGCCGACCTCTCCGCCCACCCGACCACCGAAGCCGTACTGGCCGACTGGCGGCAGCGGCTCTCCGTGACCGCGGACGTCTGGGCGGTGGCGGTGGTGATCGCTCCCGTGCTGGTCGAAGAGGGCGAGCTGCGGCAGCCGCTCGACTCGATCGCCGCTCGCACCGGCTTGTCCGTCCACCGCGTCAACGAATGCCTGCGCCTGCTGCGCAAGCACGCCTGCATCCACCCCCGGGGCGGTGACGAGGACGGGACGCCGATCTACGTGCTCAGGCGTTCTTGA
- a CDS encoding recombinase family protein: MQQSHACAGLYLRLSLDREGKTAIERQEAECRDWAEHNGLTVREVHVDRGRSGYKDVAREGFKAARSAVVSGAVRTLIVWRLDRLSRKGMAEVGPLLDEFECAGGRLISVMDGLDSSSRADRIVMASLSEWAREEEEVQGQRIRHAKQYLRGRGKWIGGQPPYGLRVASESGRLLPDPETSVYARLIADEALTGRPLVRIARMLNEYEIPSPRGGLWQVGSLSQLLKAPAFAGLLPETETVWDEQRGCRRYTGVVLPYRDPETGQPVVVGEGIVTVEERRRIIAQLESRTRMRGGGVRQPVRSAAHLLTGLLRCAVDGCGTRMSRNGNSYVCQGVRLGHVCPGARAMAVRVEDAVVSAFLARNPAKVTMWERCETRQRRELLSVAVVCVWVTKADGQGRRFDAAKRLRIVWVEERPAE, from the coding sequence TTGCAGCAGAGCCATGCCTGCGCCGGTCTCTATCTCCGGCTGTCGCTGGATCGAGAGGGAAAGACCGCGATCGAGCGGCAGGAAGCAGAATGCCGGGACTGGGCGGAGCACAACGGGCTGACTGTCCGTGAGGTGCACGTTGACCGTGGACGGTCCGGATACAAGGACGTTGCGCGGGAGGGGTTCAAAGCGGCCCGGTCAGCGGTTGTGTCCGGGGCCGTCCGGACACTCATCGTCTGGAGACTCGACAGGCTCAGTCGCAAAGGAATGGCCGAGGTCGGTCCCCTTCTGGACGAGTTCGAGTGTGCAGGCGGACGGCTGATCTCCGTCATGGATGGGCTGGACTCGAGCAGTCGGGCAGACCGGATCGTCATGGCGTCCTTGTCGGAATGGGCACGTGAGGAGGAGGAAGTCCAGGGCCAACGCATCCGTCATGCGAAGCAGTACCTGCGGGGGCGTGGCAAGTGGATCGGAGGGCAACCACCGTACGGACTCCGCGTGGCCTCCGAGTCCGGTCGGCTCCTGCCGGACCCGGAGACATCCGTGTACGCGCGCCTCATTGCCGACGAGGCCCTCACGGGGAGGCCTCTGGTGAGGATCGCCCGCATGCTCAACGAGTACGAGATCCCTTCGCCGAGAGGGGGCCTGTGGCAAGTGGGTTCGCTGTCCCAACTGTTGAAGGCCCCGGCGTTCGCGGGGCTCCTCCCGGAGACCGAAACCGTATGGGACGAGCAGCGCGGCTGCCGCAGATACACCGGCGTGGTGCTGCCCTACAGGGACCCGGAAACAGGACAGCCCGTCGTGGTGGGCGAAGGCATCGTCACCGTGGAGGAGCGGCGGCGGATCATCGCCCAACTCGAATCCAGAACTCGAATGCGGGGCGGAGGAGTGAGACAGCCGGTTCGGAGCGCGGCTCACTTGCTGACCGGACTTCTGCGCTGTGCCGTCGACGGCTGCGGGACGCGCATGAGCAGGAACGGCAACTCCTACGTCTGCCAGGGTGTGCGGCTGGGGCACGTGTGCCCGGGCGCGCGAGCCATGGCGGTGAGAGTCGAGGACGCCGTGGTGTCAGCCTTCCTGGCCAGGAACCCCGCCAAGGTGACCATGTGGGAGCGCTGCGAGACACGGCAACGAAGGGAGCTGCTGTCAGTGGCCGTCGTGTGTGTCTGGGTCACCAAGGCCGACGGACAGGGGCGGCGATTCGACGCCGCGAAGCGGCTGCGGATCGTGTGGGTGGAGGAACGTCCCGCGGAATGA
- a CDS encoding maleylpyruvate isomerase family mycothiol-dependent enzyme, protein MSLHPTLQPYADAWTHSIDAISELVNPLVEGEWNRRTPCPGWSVRDIVSHVIGLDTEMLGDPRPIHSLPRDLYHVTNEHQRYTEMQVDVRRHHTAPEMTSELEYVIIRRNRQLRNESRDPGTKVRGPLGSELTLEESMRKHAFDVWVHEQDLRTALGRPGNLDSPGAHIARDVLLAELPAVVAEKADAPRSSAIVLDVHGPIEFLRTIRVDIQGRGTLETAPALGPAATLTLDWETYVRLACGRVTADAVPDRVKAEGDPALTAAILRNFTVTR, encoded by the coding sequence GTGAGTCTGCATCCCACCCTCCAGCCCTACGCCGACGCCTGGACCCACTCCATCGACGCGATATCCGAGCTGGTGAACCCGCTCGTGGAGGGAGAGTGGAACCGGCGTACCCCGTGCCCCGGCTGGTCGGTGCGGGACATCGTGTCCCATGTCATCGGTCTGGACACCGAGATGCTGGGGGACCCGCGCCCCATCCACTCACTGCCTCGCGACCTCTACCACGTCACCAATGAGCACCAGCGGTACACGGAGATGCAGGTCGACGTCCGCCGTCACCACACCGCGCCGGAGATGACGTCCGAGCTGGAGTACGTGATCATCCGCCGCAACCGCCAGCTGCGCAACGAGTCGCGGGATCCGGGCACGAAGGTGCGCGGCCCCCTCGGCAGCGAACTGACGCTCGAAGAGTCCATGCGCAAGCACGCCTTCGACGTCTGGGTGCACGAGCAGGACCTCCGCACCGCCCTCGGCCGTCCCGGCAACCTGGACTCCCCCGGCGCGCACATCGCCCGTGACGTCCTGCTCGCCGAGCTGCCCGCCGTGGTCGCCGAGAAGGCCGACGCCCCTCGCAGCTCGGCGATCGTCCTCGACGTCCACGGCCCGATCGAGTTCCTGCGCACGATCCGCGTCGACATCCAGGGCCGCGGCACCCTCGAAACGGCCCCCGCCCTCGGCCCCGCCGCCACCCTCACCCTCGACTGGGAGACCTACGTCCGCCTGGCCTGCGGCCGGGTGACGGCGGACGCGGTACCGGACCGGGTCAAGGCGGAGGGCGACCCGGCCCTGACGGCGGCGATCCTGCGGAACTTCACGGTGACGCGGTAG
- a CDS encoding carbon-nitrogen family hydrolase, which produces MRASLIQIAVSEGESVESRRRRVASLVRDQAGADLVVLPELWTTGAFAYEGFADEAEPLEGPTHEAMAKAASDAGVWLHAGSIPERTADGTLYNTSLVFSPSGDLIAAYRKIHRFGFDKGEAVLMGAGRDLVTVRLPETTLGLATCYDLRFPELFRGLVDAGAETLVVPAGWPERRRAHWTLLAQARAVENQAFVLACGTAGTHAGVPQAGHSIVVDPWGEVLAEAGAGEEVLTVQFDPAKVAVTRDQFPALKDRMLGLDAPRR; this is translated from the coding sequence GTGCGCGCCTCGTTGATTCAGATCGCCGTAAGTGAGGGCGAATCGGTCGAATCGCGCCGACGGCGGGTGGCCTCGCTGGTACGGGACCAGGCCGGTGCCGATCTGGTCGTGCTGCCGGAGCTGTGGACCACGGGCGCGTTCGCCTACGAGGGGTTCGCCGACGAGGCCGAGCCGCTGGAGGGGCCGACGCACGAGGCCATGGCGAAGGCCGCGAGCGACGCGGGCGTCTGGCTGCACGCGGGCTCCATCCCGGAGCGCACCGCCGACGGCACGCTCTACAACACCTCTCTCGTCTTCTCCCCCTCCGGCGACCTGATCGCCGCCTACCGCAAGATCCATCGCTTCGGCTTCGACAAGGGCGAGGCCGTGCTGATGGGCGCGGGCCGGGACCTGGTGACGGTCCGTCTGCCCGAGACCACCCTCGGCTTGGCCACCTGCTACGACCTCCGGTTCCCCGAACTGTTCCGCGGTCTCGTCGACGCCGGCGCCGAGACCCTGGTGGTCCCCGCGGGCTGGCCGGAGCGCCGCCGGGCGCACTGGACGCTGCTGGCCCAGGCGCGGGCGGTCGAGAACCAGGCGTTCGTGCTTGCCTGTGGAACGGCCGGGACGCATGCGGGAGTTCCACAGGCCGGTCACTCGATCGTGGTGGATCCGTGGGGCGAGGTGCTGGCCGAGGCCGGCGCCGGCGAGGAGGTCCTCACCGTCCAGTTCGACCCCGCGAAGGTCGCCGTGACACGGGATCAGTTCCCGGCGCTGAAGGACCGGATGCTGGGACTGGACGCACCCCGGCGCTAG
- a CDS encoding M18 family aminopeptidase: MSEPSRFDRGHTDDLMSFLAASPSPYHAVANAAERLEKAGFRQVAETDAWDGTTGGKYVLRGGAIVAWYVPEGAEPHTPFRIVGSHTDSPNLRVKPLPDAGAHGWRQVAVEIYGGPLLNSWLDRDLGLAGRLTLRDGSTRLVNVGRPLLRVPQLAVHLDRSVSTEGLKLDKQRHLQPIWGLGDDVREGDLIGFLEEESGLPAGEVTGWDLMVHSVEPPAYLGRDKELVAGPRMDNLLSVHAEVAALSAVATGSALSHIPVLAAFDHEENGSQSDTGADGPLLGSVLERSVFARGGSYEDRARAFAGTVCLSSDTGHAIHPNYAERHDPTHHPRVNGGPILKVNVNNRYATDGSGRAVFAAACEKAGVPFQSFVSNNSMPCGTTIGPITAARHGIKTVDIGVAILSMHSARELCGTDDPHLLANALVGFLEG; encoded by the coding sequence ATGAGCGAACCCTCCCGCTTCGACCGCGGTCACACCGACGACCTCATGTCCTTCCTGGCTGCCTCCCCCTCGCCGTACCACGCCGTGGCGAACGCCGCCGAGCGACTGGAGAAGGCGGGCTTCAGGCAGGTCGCGGAGACGGACGCCTGGGACGGGACGACCGGCGGCAAGTACGTGCTGCGCGGTGGCGCGATCGTGGCCTGGTACGTCCCCGAGGGCGCCGAGCCGCACACGCCGTTCCGGATCGTCGGCTCGCACACCGACTCCCCCAACCTGCGGGTCAAGCCGCTGCCGGACGCCGGGGCGCACGGCTGGCGCCAGGTGGCCGTGGAGATCTACGGCGGACCGCTGCTGAACTCCTGGCTCGACCGCGACCTGGGCCTGGCCGGCCGGCTGACCCTGCGGGACGGCTCGACGCGGCTGGTCAATGTCGGCCGGCCGCTGCTGCGGGTCCCGCAGCTCGCCGTCCACCTGGACCGCTCGGTGTCGACAGAGGGCCTCAAGCTCGACAAGCAGCGGCATCTGCAGCCCATCTGGGGGCTCGGCGACGACGTCCGCGAGGGGGACCTCATCGGTTTCCTGGAGGAGGAGAGCGGGCTCCCGGCGGGCGAGGTGACCGGCTGGGACCTGATGGTGCACTCCGTGGAGCCCCCGGCCTACCTGGGCCGCGACAAGGAGCTGGTGGCCGGCCCGCGCATGGACAACCTGCTGTCCGTGCACGCCGAGGTCGCCGCGCTGAGCGCCGTCGCCACCGGCTCGGCGCTGTCCCACATCCCCGTACTCGCCGCCTTCGACCACGAGGAGAACGGCTCGCAGTCGGACACCGGCGCGGACGGGCCGCTGCTCGGCAGTGTGCTGGAGCGTTCGGTGTTCGCGCGCGGAGGGTCCTACGAGGACCGGGCGCGCGCCTTCGCCGGCACGGTCTGTCTGTCCTCCGACACGGGCCACGCGATCCACCCCAACTACGCGGAGCGCCACGACCCCACGCACCACCCGCGGGTCAACGGCGGCCCGATCCTCAAGGTCAACGTCAACAACCGCTACGCCACGGACGGTTCGGGCCGCGCGGTCTTCGCCGCCGCCTGCGAGAAGGCCGGCGTCCCCTTCCAGTCCTTCGTCTCCAACAACTCCATGCCCTGCGGCACCACGATCGGCCCCATCACGGCGGCCCGGCACGGCATCAAGACCGTCGACATCGGCGTCGCCATCCTGTCGATGCACAGCGCCCGCGAGCTGTGCGGCACGGACGACCCGCACCTGCTGGCGAACGCGCTGGTGGGGTTCCTGGAGGGATAG
- a CDS encoding NHL domain-containing thioredoxin family protein: MTKRVRVRAPELIGKGGWINAGDKELSLAELRGRIVIVDFWTFCCVNCLHVIDELRELEHRHPDTVVVIGVHSPKFVHEAEHAAVVDAVERYGVEHPVLDDPELATWKQYAVRAWPTLVVVDPEGYVVAQHAGEGHVHAIERLVRELETEHGAKGTLRRGDGPYVAPEPEATVLRFPGKAVLLPSGNFLVSDTTRHQLVELAPDAETVVRRIGQGENRGMTDSTWVRSRFNEPQGLALLPDGSVVVADTVNHTLRRYDPESGRTTTLAGTGHQWMRGDDTSGPGREVNLSSPWDVAWWQGKVWIAMAGIHQLWTYDPADETVAVAAGTTNEGLVDGPAAEAWFAQPSGLAATPERLWVADSETSALRWLDPDGTVHTAVGTGLFDFGHRDGAAEQALLQHPLGVTALPDGSVAVSDTYNHALRRYDPATGEVTTLATDLREPSGAVLVGGDLVVVESARHRLTRLRLPEEAVRVASVAHRTPRAATEVAPGRLRLDVVFQAPAGQKLDTRYGPSTRLLISATPPGLLVEGEGAGTELSRTLHLDPAVAEGVLHVSAMAASCDDDPRNEYPACHVHQQDWGVPVRLTEGGTDRLPLVLAGMDDQAP, translated from the coding sequence ATGACAAAGCGCGTACGTGTCCGCGCCCCCGAACTGATCGGCAAGGGCGGCTGGATCAACGCCGGTGACAAGGAGCTCAGTCTTGCGGAGCTTCGGGGGCGCATCGTAATTGTCGATTTTTGGACATTTTGTTGCGTGAACTGCCTGCACGTCATCGACGAGCTCCGCGAGCTGGAGCACCGGCACCCCGACACCGTCGTCGTCATCGGCGTGCACTCGCCGAAGTTCGTGCACGAGGCCGAGCACGCGGCGGTCGTGGATGCCGTCGAGCGGTACGGGGTGGAGCATCCCGTGCTCGACGACCCGGAGCTGGCCACGTGGAAGCAGTACGCGGTGCGTGCCTGGCCGACGCTCGTCGTGGTCGATCCGGAGGGGTACGTCGTCGCGCAGCATGCCGGTGAGGGGCATGTGCACGCCATCGAGCGGCTCGTGAGGGAGCTGGAGACCGAGCACGGGGCGAAGGGCACGCTGCGGCGGGGGGACGGACCCTATGTGGCGCCGGAGCCGGAGGCGACCGTGCTGCGGTTCCCGGGGAAGGCGGTGCTGCTGCCCTCGGGGAACTTCCTGGTCAGTGACACCACCCGGCATCAGCTGGTGGAGCTGGCGCCCGACGCGGAGACCGTGGTGCGGCGGATCGGCCAGGGCGAGAACCGGGGGATGACGGACAGTACGTGGGTCCGCTCGCGGTTCAACGAGCCGCAGGGGCTGGCGCTGCTGCCCGACGGCTCCGTGGTCGTCGCCGACACCGTGAACCACACCCTGCGCCGCTACGACCCGGAGTCGGGCCGCACCACCACCCTCGCCGGCACTGGCCATCAGTGGATGCGGGGCGACGACACCTCGGGACCGGGGCGCGAGGTCAACCTCTCCTCACCCTGGGACGTTGCCTGGTGGCAGGGCAAGGTGTGGATCGCCATGGCCGGCATCCACCAGCTGTGGACGTACGACCCGGCCGACGAAACGGTCGCGGTCGCGGCCGGCACCACCAACGAAGGCCTGGTCGACGGCCCCGCCGCCGAGGCGTGGTTCGCCCAGCCCTCCGGGCTCGCGGCCACCCCCGAGCGGCTCTGGGTCGCCGACTCCGAGACGTCCGCCCTGCGCTGGCTGGACCCCGACGGCACCGTCCACACCGCCGTCGGCACCGGGCTCTTCGACTTCGGACACCGCGACGGCGCCGCCGAACAGGCCCTGCTCCAGCACCCGCTGGGGGTCACCGCGCTGCCCGACGGCTCGGTCGCGGTCAGCGACACGTACAACCACGCCCTGCGCCGCTACGACCCGGCGACAGGCGAGGTCACCACCCTGGCCACGGATCTGCGCGAGCCCAGCGGCGCCGTTCTCGTCGGAGGCGACCTCGTGGTCGTCGAGTCGGCCCGGCACAGGCTCACCCGGCTGCGGCTCCCGGAGGAGGCCGTACGCGTGGCGTCGGTCGCCCATCGCACCCCGCGCGCCGCCACCGAAGTCGCCCCGGGCAGGCTGCGGTTGGACGTGGTCTTCCAGGCCCCGGCGGGTCAGAAGCTCGACACCCGCTACGGTCCCTCGACCCGGCTGCTGATCTCCGCCACCCCGCCCGGACTGCTCGTCGAGGGCGAGGGCGCGGGCACCGAGCTCTCCCGCACCCTGCACCTCGATCCGGCGGTCGCCGAAGGGGTGCTGCATGTCTCCGCGATGGCCGCCTCCTGCGACGACGACCCTCGCAACGAATACCCCGCCTGCCATGTCCACCAGCAGGACTGGGGTGTGCCGGTCCGTCTCACCGAGGGCGGTACGGACCGGCTGCCCCTCGTGCTGGCCGGTATGGACGATCAGGCGCCGTAG
- a CDS encoding cupin domain-containing protein, which translates to MSEPVSPEPISLEKALASFTDRWSPRIVTTVNDYDVRVAKVEGEHLWHTHDHTDEFFLVLDGELHIALRDPAGERTVVLPKGSVFTVPHGTEHKPYAPVPSSILLLEPTGTLTVGDRHEDVPEHVDATTGHELRQA; encoded by the coding sequence ATGAGCGAACCCGTCTCCCCCGAGCCGATCTCCCTGGAAAAGGCCCTCGCGTCCTTCACGGACCGGTGGAGCCCCCGCATCGTCACCACCGTCAACGACTACGACGTACGCGTCGCCAAGGTCGAGGGCGAACACCTCTGGCACACCCACGACCACACCGACGAGTTCTTCCTCGTCCTCGACGGCGAACTCCACATCGCCCTGCGCGATCCGGCCGGCGAACGCACCGTCGTCCTCCCCAAGGGCTCGGTCTTCACCGTCCCCCACGGCACGGAACACAAGCCGTACGCCCCCGTCCCGTCGTCGATCCTCCTCCTCGAACCCACCGGCACCCTCACGGTCGGCGATCGCCACGAGGACGTACCGGAGCATGTGGATGCGACCACGGGACATGAGCTGCGCCAGGCGTAG